In one window of Bacteroidetes bacterium GWF2_43_63 DNA:
- a CDS encoding phosphoglycerate kinase → MNDFNNLPLLQQADLKGKVVLVRVDHNVVKKGIIHDPYRIDATLGTLYYIVSRGGKLILMTHVGRPKDKKTGTINISPESSVEPIVQYFENKLHVKFAIPEFLPDGDKGYRGIETSVNHLIRDLREDRIDGIYLPNTRWFSGEESKGEDADHFAYQLAGLADIFVNDAFGSWQPHASTVGITKYLPSYAGFLMQKEIQNLDRIFAPQKPFVAVVAGSKFDTKIDSLFTLLEKSDYLVLGGVIYNAYLCAKYGFEIKGLEADDIEHAHRFVEFSSKHPGKLVELPFIVESDTIEGRMDGQFRTHDIRTLKPGTKLNYVLDVARESFNEQSVLDIFHGAHTIFVNAVMGFTPHFNEGTIALDELIDKNINAVKLYGGGDTMQELKRLLPGLYIMAIDNPKYYIFTGGGAVLKAIEQGTAYGLEPVKALISSEE, encoded by the coding sequence ATGAACGATTTCAATAATCTACCATTGCTACAACAAGCCGATCTGAAGGGAAAAGTAGTATTGGTACGCGTTGACCACAATGTTGTAAAAAAAGGTATTATTCACGATCCCTATCGCATTGATGCAACGCTGGGAACGTTGTATTACATTGTTTCGCGCGGCGGTAAACTGATTCTGATGACTCATGTTGGTCGTCCGAAAGACAAAAAAACAGGCACTATCAACATCAGCCCGGAGAGCTCGGTTGAGCCCATTGTTCAATATTTCGAAAACAAGCTGCATGTGAAATTTGCCATTCCTGAATTTTTGCCCGATGGAGATAAAGGATACAGAGGTATTGAAACTTCGGTTAACCACCTCATCCGCGATCTGCGCGAAGACCGAATCGACGGCATTTACCTGCCCAATACCCGCTGGTTTTCGGGTGAAGAATCCAAAGGAGAAGATGCCGATCATTTTGCCTATCAACTTGCCGGCCTCGCTGACATTTTTGTCAATGACGCATTCGGATCGTGGCAGCCACACGCCTCCACGGTAGGTATCACAAAATATCTGCCTTCCTACGCCGGTTTTTTGATGCAGAAGGAAATTCAGAATCTCGACCGCATTTTCGCGCCACAGAAGCCATTTGTGGCTGTGGTAGCGGGTTCTAAATTCGACACCAAAATCGACAGCCTATTTACGTTGCTCGAAAAATCGGATTATCTCGTGCTTGGCGGCGTAATTTACAACGCCTATCTCTGCGCCAAATACGGTTTTGAAATAAAAGGACTCGAGGCCGATGACATTGAACATGCCCATCGCTTTGTGGAATTTTCTTCAAAGCATCCCGGCAAATTGGTAGAACTTCCATTTATTGTGGAATCCGACACCATCGAAGGTCGCATGGACGGCCAGTTTCGGACACATGATATCCGCACACTAAAGCCAGGAACAAAACTGAATTATGTTCTCGATGTGGCGCGCGAATCGTTCAATGAACAAAGTGTGTTGGATATTTTCCATGGCGCGCATACTATTTTTGTCAACGCTGTAATGGGCTTCACGCCTCATTTTAACGAAGGCACTATTGCGCTGGATGAGCTAATCGATAAAAATATAAATGCCGTGAAACTCTATGGCGGCGGCGATACCATGCAGGAACTGAAACGATTGTTGCCCGGACTTTATATCATGGCCATTGACAATCCGAAGTATTATATTTTTACCGGAGGCGGCGCGGTGCTGAAAGCCATTGAACAGGGCACAGCGTATGGGCTGGAGCCGGTGAAAGCGCTCATAAGTAGTGAGGAGTAA